The following are from one region of the Siniperca chuatsi isolate FFG_IHB_CAS linkage group LG21, ASM2008510v1, whole genome shotgun sequence genome:
- the prpsap2 gene encoding phosphoribosyl pyrophosphate synthase-associated protein 2 — protein MNHTKGGLVIFTANSHPSSRELGKRIAERLGVELGKVQVYQEANRETRVQIQESVRGKDVFVIQTVSKDVNTTIMEMLIMVYACRTSCARSITGVLPYFPYSKQCKMRKRGSIVSKLIASMMCKAGLTHLITMDLHQKEIQGFFNIPVDNLRASPFLLQYIQEEIPDYRNAVIVAKSPASAKRAQSFAERLRLGIAVIHGEAQDAESDQVDGRHSPPTVKTTGAIHPSMEIPLLIPKEKPPITVVGDVGGRIAIIVDDIIDDVDSFVAAAETLKERGAYKIYVMATHGILSCEAPRFIEESAIDEVVVTNTIPHELQKLQCPKIKTVDISMILSEAIRRIHNGESMSYLFRNIGVDD, from the exons gcgGTTAGGAGTGGAGCTTGGCAAGGTGCAGGTGTACCAGGAAGCTAACAGAG AAACGCGGGTACAAATCCAAGAGTCGGTGCGAGGCAAAGATGTCTTTGTGATCCAGACAGTGTCCAA GGATGTGAACACCACCATAATGGAGATGCTGATCATGGTGTACGCGTGCAGGACATCCTGTGCCAGAAGCATCACAGGCGTACTCCCCTACTTCCCCTACAGCAAGCAGTGTAAGATGAGGAAGAGGGGCTCCATCGTCTCCAAGCTTATTGCCTCTATGATGTGTAAAGCTG GTCTCACCCACCTGATCACCATGGACCTCCATCAGAAAGAGATTCAAGGCTTCTTCAACATCCCAGTGGACAATCTGAGAGCCTCCCCCTTCCTGCTGCAGTACATACAGGAAGAG ATCCCTGACTACAGAAATGCTGTGATTGTGGCCAAATCCCCAGCCTCTGCCAAAAG ggctcAGTCATTTGCTGAGCGGCTGCGTCTGGGTATAGCAGTGATCCACGGTGAAGCTCAGGACGCAGAGTCAGACCAGGTAGACGGGCGACACTCCCCACCCACCGTCAAGACCACCGGAGCCATTCACCCCAGCATGGAGATACCAT TGTTGATTCCTAAGGAGAAGCCTCCCATCACAGTGGTAGGAGATGTAGGAGGACGCATCGCCATCATAGTG GATGACATCATCGACGATGTCGACAGTTTTGTGGCAGCAGCGGAGACGCTGAAGGAGAGAGGGGCCTACAAGATCTACGTCATGGCAACACACGGCATCCTCTCCTGTGAGGCCCCCAGGTTCATAGAGGAGTCGGCTATTGATGAA GTGGTGGTGACCAACACGATTCCCCACGAGCTCCAGAAGCTCCAGTGTCCAAAGATCAAAACAGTCGACATCAGCATGATCCTGTCGGAGGCCATCCGCCGCATCCACAACGGAGAGTCCATGTCCTACCTGTTCCGCAACATAGGAGTGGATGACTGA